One Burkholderia thailandensis E264 genomic window carries:
- a CDS encoding UxaA family hydrolase: MSAPATDARLLLLSPGDNCLIAATRLCAGQRVTIDGECVVLAQTIELGHKIARAPLAASDKVLRYGAPIGHVIRDVARGEHLHTHNLVSDYLPTYTHDSGRAFVER, translated from the coding sequence ATGAGTGCGCCCGCCACCGATGCGCGGCTGTTGCTGCTGTCGCCCGGCGACAACTGCCTGATCGCGGCGACGCGCCTGTGCGCCGGGCAGCGCGTGACGATCGACGGCGAGTGCGTCGTGCTCGCGCAGACGATCGAGCTCGGCCACAAGATCGCGCGCGCGCCGCTCGCGGCGAGCGACAAGGTGCTGCGCTACGGCGCGCCGATCGGCCACGTGATCCGCGACGTCGCGCGCGGCGAGCATCTGCACACGCACAACCTCGTGAGCGATTACCTGCCGACGTACACGCACGACTCGGGCCGCGCGTTCGTCGAGCGTTGA
- a CDS encoding ABC transporter permease, with amino-acid sequence MKSSLTSPALPPGPARDVARQPFEIARLRDLALLPALVLLMAIGAFVSPSFLTKANLISVLGASAALALVVLAESLIVLTGKFDLSLESTVGIAPAVGAMLVMPASSAGFGLQWPAAAGLAAIVAVGALIGFVNGFLVVRMRLNAFIVTLAMLIVLRGMLVGATKGGTLFDMPPSFFALATTIVFGLPLSVWLAAAVFGCAAFMLRYHRLGRALYAIGGNGEAARAAGIRVERITWGVFVLGSTLASIGGLVVTGYVGAINANQGNGMIFTVFAAAVIGGISLDGGKGTMLGALTGVLLLGVVQNLLTLAQVPSFWIQAIYGAIILGALMIARVAGGEGQA; translated from the coding sequence ATGAAGTCTAGTCTGACGAGTCCCGCGCTGCCGCCGGGGCCGGCGCGCGACGTCGCGCGCCAGCCGTTCGAGATCGCGCGGCTGCGCGATCTCGCGCTGCTGCCCGCGCTCGTGCTGCTGATGGCGATCGGCGCGTTCGTGAGCCCGAGCTTTCTCACGAAGGCGAACCTGATCAGCGTGCTCGGCGCGTCGGCGGCGCTCGCGCTCGTCGTGCTCGCCGAATCGCTGATCGTGCTGACGGGCAAGTTCGACCTGTCGCTCGAATCGACGGTCGGCATCGCGCCCGCTGTCGGCGCGATGCTCGTGATGCCGGCCTCGTCCGCGGGCTTCGGCCTGCAGTGGCCCGCCGCGGCGGGGCTCGCCGCGATCGTCGCGGTCGGCGCGCTGATCGGCTTCGTCAACGGCTTTCTCGTCGTGCGCATGCGCCTGAACGCGTTCATCGTCACGCTCGCGATGCTGATCGTGCTGCGCGGGATGCTCGTCGGCGCGACGAAGGGCGGCACGCTGTTCGACATGCCGCCGTCGTTCTTCGCGCTCGCGACGACGATCGTGTTCGGCTTGCCGCTGTCGGTGTGGCTCGCGGCGGCCGTGTTCGGCTGCGCGGCGTTCATGCTGCGCTACCACCGGCTCGGCCGCGCGCTATACGCGATCGGCGGCAACGGCGAGGCCGCGCGCGCGGCGGGCATCCGCGTCGAGCGGATCACGTGGGGCGTGTTCGTGCTCGGCAGCACGCTCGCGTCGATCGGCGGCCTCGTCGTCACGGGCTACGTCGGCGCGATCAACGCGAACCAGGGCAACGGGATGATCTTCACGGTGTTCGCGGCCGCGGTGATTGGCGGGATCTCGCTCGACGGCGGCAAGGGCACGATGCTCGGCGCGCTGACGGGCGTGCTGTTGCTCGGCGTCGTCCAGAACCTGCTCACGCTCGCGCAGGTGCCGTCGTTCTGGATTCAGGCGATCTACGGCGCGATCATCCTGGGCGCGCTGATGATCGCGCGCGTCGCGGGCGGCGAGGGGCAGGCATGA
- a CDS encoding sugar ABC transporter ATP-binding protein, translating to MNAIIAAVGADAGAPVVEARAVTKRFGPHVALAEVDLCVRPGESHALVGRNGAGKSTLVSILTGLRKPDAGVVRFGGEDAPPLADRDGWRARVACVYQHSTIIRELTVAENLFINRQPTRRGAIDWRALRRDARALLDHWRIDVGERTRAGDLTVEARQLVEIARALSYGARFIILDEPTAQLDGDEIKRLFARIRELQRDGVTFLFISHHLQEVYDICQAVTVLRDARRIVSAPVAALPRDALIEAMTGERGGLAVADAARRPPLPADAPRALEVDGLAGGDYARVSFSVRRGEVVGLAGATSSGRTSVAEAVAGLRAPRAGAIRIDGDALPPGDVSAALARGVGCVPKDRHREGLVLGESVAENASMTIAGALGRFGLAPPAKKHAFGARMIDALGIVAQGPRQPVSGLSGGNQQKVVMARALANDPRVLVLIDPTAGVDVKSKEALLAVVERVRDDGKAVLVASGELDDLRTCDRVLVMFRGRIVAEFPAGWQDNELIASIEGVDAHEV from the coding sequence ATGAACGCGATCATCGCCGCCGTCGGCGCGGATGCCGGCGCGCCCGTCGTCGAGGCGCGCGCCGTCACGAAGCGCTTCGGCCCGCATGTCGCGCTCGCGGAGGTCGACCTGTGCGTGCGGCCGGGCGAGTCGCACGCGCTCGTCGGCCGCAACGGCGCGGGCAAGTCGACGCTCGTATCGATCCTCACCGGGCTGCGCAAGCCGGACGCGGGCGTCGTGCGCTTCGGCGGCGAGGATGCGCCGCCGCTCGCCGATCGCGACGGCTGGCGCGCGCGCGTCGCGTGCGTCTATCAGCACTCGACGATCATCCGCGAGCTCACCGTCGCGGAGAACCTGTTCATCAACCGGCAGCCGACGAGGCGCGGTGCGATCGACTGGCGTGCGCTGCGGCGCGATGCGCGCGCGCTGCTCGATCACTGGCGGATCGACGTCGGCGAGCGCACGCGCGCGGGCGACCTGACCGTCGAGGCGCGCCAGCTCGTCGAGATCGCGCGGGCGCTGTCGTACGGCGCGCGCTTCATCATCCTCGACGAGCCGACCGCGCAGCTCGACGGCGACGAGATCAAGCGGTTGTTCGCGCGAATTCGCGAGCTGCAGCGCGACGGCGTGACGTTCCTGTTCATCTCGCATCACCTGCAGGAGGTGTATGACATCTGCCAGGCGGTGACGGTGCTGCGCGATGCGCGGCGCATCGTCAGCGCGCCCGTGGCGGCGCTGCCGCGCGACGCGCTGATCGAGGCGATGACGGGCGAGCGTGGCGGGCTCGCCGTGGCCGACGCGGCGCGCCGCCCGCCGCTGCCGGCCGATGCGCCGCGCGCGCTCGAAGTGGACGGCCTCGCGGGAGGCGATTACGCGCGCGTGTCGTTTAGCGTGCGGCGCGGCGAGGTCGTGGGGCTCGCCGGCGCGACGAGCAGCGGCCGCACGAGCGTCGCCGAGGCCGTGGCCGGATTGCGCGCGCCGCGCGCGGGCGCGATTCGCATCGACGGCGACGCGCTGCCGCCCGGCGACGTGAGCGCCGCGCTCGCGCGCGGCGTCGGCTGCGTGCCGAAGGACCGCCATCGCGAAGGGCTCGTGCTCGGCGAATCGGTGGCGGAGAACGCGTCGATGACGATCGCGGGCGCGCTCGGGCGCTTCGGGCTCGCGCCGCCCGCGAAGAAGCACGCGTTCGGCGCGCGGATGATCGACGCGCTGGGGATCGTCGCGCAAGGGCCGCGGCAGCCGGTATCGGGGCTGTCGGGCGGCAATCAGCAGAAGGTCGTGATGGCGCGCGCGCTCGCGAACGATCCGCGCGTGCTCGTGCTGATCGATCCGACCGCGGGCGTCGACGTGAAATCGAAGGAGGCGCTGCTCGCCGTCGTCGAGCGCGTGCGCGACGACGGCAAGGCGGTGCTCGTCGCGTCGGGCGAGCTCGACGATCTGCGCACCTGCGACCGCGTGCTCGTGATGTTTCGCGGGCGCATCGTCGCCGAATTTCCGGCCGGCTGGCAGGACAACGAATTGATTGCATCCATCGAAGGAGTCGACGCTCATGAAGTCTAG
- a CDS encoding sugar ABC transporter substrate-binding protein, whose protein sequence is MTWINRGRALAGCAALAWALAAAPAGADTGKVGLDLPLLTSPFWQSYNNYLLHYAKDMQIDALAPVNSNGDPAQQITDMNNLLNLGAKGIVVGPLDSAAIGRALDAAAARNVPVVAVDVAPTQGKVAMVVRADNRAYGEKACKYLGEHVQKGKVVQIMGDLASVNGRDRSEAFRACMKGYPHLQVLEIPAAWKGDVAATALDSLLTANPDVKGIYMQAGGVYLSPTLQTLRRKQMLYPAGGAKHVVIVSNDGIPQEYEAIRRGDIDATVSQPADLYARYGLFYIKAALAGQTFKPGPTDHGSVIVQRAPGILEDQLPAPLVTKANVDDKSLWGNTIK, encoded by the coding sequence ATGACGTGGATCAATCGCGGGCGAGCACTCGCCGGGTGCGCCGCGCTGGCGTGGGCGCTTGCCGCCGCGCCGGCGGGCGCGGACACGGGCAAGGTCGGGCTCGACCTGCCCTTGCTGACTTCGCCGTTCTGGCAGTCGTACAACAACTATCTGCTGCATTACGCGAAGGACATGCAGATCGATGCGCTCGCGCCCGTCAATTCGAATGGCGATCCCGCGCAGCAGATCACGGACATGAACAACCTGTTGAATCTCGGCGCGAAGGGCATCGTCGTCGGGCCGCTCGATTCGGCGGCGATCGGCCGCGCGCTCGACGCGGCGGCCGCGCGCAACGTGCCCGTCGTCGCCGTCGACGTCGCGCCGACGCAGGGCAAGGTCGCGATGGTCGTGCGCGCCGATAATCGCGCGTACGGCGAGAAGGCGTGCAAGTACCTCGGCGAGCACGTGCAAAAGGGCAAGGTCGTGCAGATCATGGGCGATCTCGCGTCGGTGAACGGGCGCGATCGCTCCGAGGCGTTCCGCGCGTGCATGAAGGGTTATCCGCACCTGCAGGTGCTCGAGATCCCGGCCGCGTGGAAGGGCGACGTCGCGGCCACCGCGCTCGACAGCCTGCTGACCGCGAACCCGGACGTGAAGGGCATCTACATGCAGGCGGGCGGCGTCTATCTGTCGCCGACGCTGCAGACGCTGCGCCGCAAGCAGATGCTGTATCCGGCAGGCGGCGCGAAGCACGTGGTGATCGTGAGCAACGACGGCATCCCGCAGGAATACGAAGCGATCCGCCGCGGCGATATCGACGCGACCGTGTCGCAGCCCGCCGACCTGTACGCGCGCTACGGGCTCTTCTACATCAAGGCGGCGCTCGCCGGCCAGACGTTCAAGCCGGGGCCGACCGATCACGGCAGCGTGATCGTGCAGCGCGCGCCCGGCATTCTCGAGGACCAACTGCCGGCGCCGCTCGTGACGAAGGCGAACGTCGACGACAAGAGCCTGTGGGGCAACACGATCAAATGA
- a CDS encoding IclR family transcriptional regulator, whose product MNARKPRPAGPADEPQDLDDADRYRAPALDKGLDILELLSERKDGLTRTEITKELGRNASEIYRMLERLVARQYVIRSPGGDRYSLSLKLYALAHRHPPMHRLIAEALPPMQRFADAAEQSCHLSVYDRGNLLVIAQVDGPGIWGMSVKLGSRVGLVDTASGHAMLAFQSAEQRAHMLAEHTKVKGEQPLAARNLDARLDAIRAAGHVQQDSRQMFGVTDVTHPILGPAGHAIAVLTCPYIRRIDAYVAPPLDAVVALLHDTAAGLSMVGEAAV is encoded by the coding sequence ATGAACGCCAGGAAACCCCGACCGGCCGGCCCCGCCGACGAACCGCAGGATCTCGACGACGCGGATCGCTATCGCGCGCCGGCGCTCGACAAGGGGCTCGACATCCTCGAGCTGCTGTCCGAACGCAAGGACGGCTTGACGCGCACGGAAATCACGAAAGAGCTCGGCCGCAACGCGAGCGAGATCTACCGGATGCTGGAGCGGCTCGTCGCGCGCCAGTACGTGATCCGCTCGCCGGGCGGCGATCGTTATTCGCTGAGCCTGAAGCTGTATGCGCTCGCGCACCGGCACCCGCCGATGCACCGGCTGATCGCCGAGGCGCTGCCGCCGATGCAGCGCTTCGCGGACGCGGCCGAGCAGTCGTGCCACCTGTCCGTCTACGATCGGGGCAACCTGCTCGTGATCGCGCAGGTCGACGGGCCCGGCATCTGGGGGATGTCGGTGAAACTCGGCTCGCGCGTCGGGCTCGTCGACACCGCGTCGGGCCACGCGATGCTCGCGTTCCAGTCCGCCGAGCAACGCGCGCACATGCTCGCCGAGCATACGAAGGTGAAAGGCGAGCAGCCGCTCGCCGCGCGCAATCTCGACGCGCGCCTCGACGCGATCCGCGCGGCCGGGCACGTGCAGCAGGACAGCCGCCAGATGTTCGGCGTCACCGACGTCACGCATCCGATTCTCGGCCCGGCGGGCCACGCGATCGCCGTACTCACGTGCCCGTACATTCGCCGGATCGACGCATACGTCGCGCCGCCGCTCGACGCGGTCGTCGCGCTGCTGCACGACACGGCGGCGGGCTTGTCGATGGTCGGCGAGGCGGCCGTGTGA
- the soxR gene encoding redox-sensitive transcriptional activator SoxR: MRCKSGENDPLLSIGEVSARSGVAASALRFYESRGLIASHRRGSSHRYYPRSVLRRIAFIVFAQRIGYSLDEIAVQLASLPADTLPTNRDWQRLSREWKKRVADKIEELQRLYVDLDECIGCGCLSLKRCKLTNPDDRASRGGPGARRWLGDPPAV, encoded by the coding sequence ATGCGTTGCAAAAGTGGTGAAAATGACCCGCTGCTGTCGATCGGCGAAGTGTCGGCGCGCAGCGGCGTGGCCGCGTCCGCGCTGCGGTTCTACGAGTCGCGCGGGCTGATCGCGTCGCACCGGCGCGGCTCGAGCCATCGCTACTACCCGCGCTCGGTGCTGCGCCGCATCGCGTTCATCGTGTTCGCGCAGCGGATCGGCTATTCGCTCGACGAGATCGCGGTGCAACTCGCGAGCCTGCCGGCCGACACGCTGCCGACGAACCGGGACTGGCAGCGCCTGTCGCGGGAGTGGAAGAAGCGCGTCGCGGACAAGATCGAGGAATTGCAGCGGCTCTACGTCGATCTCGACGAATGCATCGGCTGCGGATGCCTGTCGCTCAAGCGCTGCAAGCTGACGAATCCCGACGACCGCGCGTCGCGCGGCGGCCCGGGCGCGCGGCGGTGGCTCGGCGATCCGCCGGCGGTTTGA